From a region of the Asterias amurensis chromosome 2, ASM3211899v1 genome:
- the LOC139934074 gene encoding uncharacterized protein → MHAVHERRICPRIVRADFGMENSVVQQMQMFLRRNCQDALAGEKSVILGKSVHNQRIECWWSILRKHCAQFWMNIFHDLKDNGEFSGDFLDVSLIQFCFLNLIQEEMDTVVREWNAHRIRSSRNHDGPFGCSAVMYSLPQLLGARDLCVPVHLEEIEVCDTKCAFKGEYPCDVDVFELCTILMTERGFSVPRNSDEGLRLYHILRTMIQRQLLFL, encoded by the exons ATGCATGCAGTGCATGAAAGGAGAATATGTCCAAGAATAGTCAGGGCAGATTTTGGTATGGAGAATTCCGTCGTGCAGCAAATGCAGATGTTTCTGCGAAGGAACTGCCAAGACGCACTAGCTGGTGAAAAAAGTGTAATTCTCGGTAAAAGTGTGCACAACCAACGTATCGAGTGCTGGTGGAGCATCTTACGCAAACATTGTGCACAGTTTTGGATGAACATTTTTCATGATTTGAAAGACAACGGCGAATTCAGTGGAGATTTTCTGGACGTTTCACTGATTCAATTCTGCTTCTTGAATCTTATCCAG GAAGAGATGGACACAGTTGTCCGAGAATGGAATGCCCACCGCATCCGTTCTTCGCGAAATCACGATGGACCATTTGGATGTTCTGCAGTCATGTACTCATTGCCTCAACTGCTTGGAGCCAGAGACCTGTGTGTGCCTGTCCATCTTGAAGAAATAGAAGTGTGTGACACTaaatgtgcctttaaaggagaaTACCCCTGTGATGTGGACGTGTTTGAACTGTGTACCATCTTGATGACAGAGAGGGGCTTCTCTGTTCCGCGGAACTCAGACGAAGGTCTTCGTTTATATCATATTCTCAGAACAATGATTCAAAGACAGTTGTTGTTCCTATAA
- the LOC139954312 gene encoding uncharacterized protein, whose translation MKSVVLVVVLMGFAAASAMSGADSGMVAEETRGHKKESYCPEPTLDDEFTCAACKMHLNAMLTDATLTEILLTYCDTVPRVPDRSSRARARCFALANSAEVENMVTSELVDEMCTNGLRCVVSA comes from the exons ATGAAGAGTGTTGTACTTGTCGTCGTATTGATGGGCTTCGCTGCCGCCTCTGCCATGTCTGGTGCAG ACTCTGGTATGGTGGCTGAGGAAACACGAGGTCACAAAAAGGAGTCTTATTGCCCAG AACCAACGTTGGACGATGAATTTACATGTGCTGCCTGCAAAATGCACCTGAATGCCATGCTTACCGACGCAACCTTGACCGAAATATTGCTAACATATTGCGATACCGTTCCAAGGGTTCCCGATAGGAGCAGTCGTGCTCGTGCTAGG tgTTTCGCTCTTGCCAACTCGGCAGAGGTAGAGAACATGGTAACTTCGGAATTGGTGGATGAAATGTGCACG AATGGCTTGCGGTGTGTAGTATCCGCTTAA